A single window of Microbispora hainanensis DNA harbors:
- a CDS encoding helix-turn-helix domain-containing protein, with amino-acid sequence MLGASLRRLREQRGLTREVAGFHIRASESKISRMELGRVGFKTRDVEDLLTLYGVHDDAERRGLLEMVREANTPGWWHKFGEVLPNWFVTYIGLEEAASVIRTYEVQFVPGLLQTAEYARSVIMLGYPDATEDELEQRVHLRLQRQERLTRKDGPRLWAVIDEAALRRPIGGSATMREQLQHLLEVSTLPNITLQVMPLRYGMHAAEGGAFTILRFPESDLSDVVYVEQLWGALYLDKREDIDPYLTAMEQLCVESTTPGGTAEILGELLRET; translated from the coding sequence ATGCTCGGCGCGAGCCTGCGCCGGCTGCGTGAGCAACGGGGCTTGACCCGTGAGGTCGCCGGATTCCACATCCGTGCCTCGGAGTCGAAGATCAGCCGGATGGAGCTCGGCCGGGTCGGGTTCAAAACACGTGACGTCGAAGACCTCCTCACGCTGTACGGCGTCCACGACGACGCCGAGCGGCGTGGCCTGCTGGAGATGGTCCGCGAGGCGAACACGCCGGGGTGGTGGCACAAGTTCGGCGAGGTGCTGCCGAACTGGTTCGTCACCTACATCGGCCTGGAGGAGGCCGCCAGCGTGATCCGCACCTACGAGGTGCAGTTCGTGCCCGGCCTGCTGCAGACGGCGGAGTACGCCCGCTCGGTGATCATGCTCGGTTATCCGGACGCCACGGAGGACGAGCTCGAACAGCGCGTCCATCTGCGGCTGCAGCGGCAGGAACGGCTCACGCGCAAGGACGGCCCCCGGCTGTGGGCCGTCATCGACGAGGCGGCGCTCAGGCGGCCCATCGGAGGGAGTGCGACGATGCGGGAACAGCTCCAGCATCTGCTGGAGGTGTCCACGCTGCCGAACATCACCCTTCAGGTGATGCCCCTCCGCTATGGGATGCACGCGGCCGAGGGAGGCGCGTTCACCATCCTCCGCTTCCCGGAGTCCGACCTTTCGGACGTGGTCTACGTCGAGCAGCTCTGGGGTGCGCTCTACCTGGACAAACGTGAGGACATCGATCCCTACCTCACGGCCATGGAGCAGCTGTGCGTGGAGAGCACCACGCCCGGCGGCACTGCCGAGATCCTCGGCGAACTTCTCAGAGAGACATAA
- a CDS encoding DUF397 domain-containing protein, with protein sequence MHAYNGMPATDIAGVTWRKSAHSNSTGNCVELAELPDGSVAVRNSRYPDGPALIYTRDEIRALVLGVKDGEFDGLLV encoded by the coding sequence ATGCACGCATATAACGGGATGCCCGCAACCGACATCGCCGGGGTCACCTGGCGGAAAAGCGCCCACAGCAACTCGACCGGCAACTGCGTGGAGCTGGCCGAGCTTCCCGACGGCAGCGTGGCCGTCCGGAACTCCCGCTATCCCGACGGGCCGGCCCTCATCTACACACGCGACGAGATACGAGCCCTGGTGCTCGGGGTCAAGGACGGCGAGTTCGACGGCCTCCTGGTGTGA